From a region of the Agromyces ramosus genome:
- the fgd gene encoding glucose-6-phosphate dehydrogenase (coenzyme-F420) has product MTLTLGYKASAEQFAPRELVEIAVAAEANGFESVFTSDHFQPWRHEGGHAPFSLTWIAAVGERTSTIKIGTSVMTPTFRYNPAVLAQAFASLGCLYPGRVIAGFGTGEALNEIATGFRGAGEQEWPEFKERFARLRESVRLMRELWTGDRVNFEGEYYSTHDASIYDRPEGGVPVYIAAGGPTVAKYAGRAGNGFICTSGKGMELYTEQLIPAVKAGVEASGRSYDDLDRMIEIKLSYDTDAAAALENTRFWSPLSLTPEQKHSITDPVEMERAADALPIEQIAKRWIVGSDPDEVIASIKTYVDAGFNHLVFHAPGHDQARFQELFARDLAPRLRAL; this is encoded by the coding sequence ATGACGCTCACACTCGGATACAAGGCCTCCGCCGAGCAGTTCGCTCCGCGCGAGCTGGTCGAGATCGCGGTCGCCGCCGAGGCCAACGGCTTCGAGTCGGTGTTCACGAGCGACCACTTCCAGCCCTGGCGGCACGAGGGCGGCCACGCGCCGTTCTCGCTCACCTGGATCGCCGCCGTGGGCGAGCGCACCTCGACGATCAAGATCGGCACGAGCGTGATGACGCCGACGTTCCGGTACAACCCCGCCGTGCTCGCGCAGGCGTTCGCGAGCCTCGGATGCCTCTACCCCGGCCGCGTCATCGCGGGCTTCGGCACCGGCGAGGCGCTGAACGAGATCGCCACGGGCTTCCGCGGCGCGGGCGAGCAGGAGTGGCCCGAGTTCAAGGAGCGCTTCGCGCGGCTGCGCGAGTCGGTGCGGCTCATGCGCGAGCTCTGGACCGGCGACCGGGTGAACTTCGAGGGCGAGTACTACTCCACCCACGACGCATCGATCTACGATCGGCCCGAGGGCGGCGTGCCGGTCTACATCGCCGCGGGCGGGCCGACCGTCGCGAAGTACGCCGGCCGCGCGGGCAACGGCTTCATCTGCACGTCGGGCAAGGGCATGGAGCTCTACACCGAGCAGCTCATCCCCGCCGTGAAAGCGGGCGTCGAGGCATCCGGCCGCTCGTACGACGACCTCGACCGCATGATCGAGATCAAGCTGTCGTATGACACCGATGCCGCCGCGGCCCTCGAGAACACGCGGTTCTGGTCGCCGCTCTCGCTCACGCCCGAGCAGAAGCACTCCATCACCGACCCCGTCGAGATGGAGCGCGCCGCCGACGCCCTGCCGATCGAGCAGATCGCCAAGCGCTGGATCGTCGGCAGCGACCCCGACGAGGTCATCGCGTCGATCAAGACCTACGTCGACGCCGGGTTCAACCACCTCGTCTTCCACGCCCCCGGCCACGACCAGGCGCGCTTCCAGGAGCTCTTCGCCCGAGACCTCGCGCCCCGGCTCCGCGCGCTGTGA
- a CDS encoding serine/threonine-protein kinase — translation MTTYPHRVAGDPFAGTTLDARYRLDSLIGRGGMATVYRGEDLTLGRQVAVKVFAEAAEGIDDLERRRSETALLASLSHRALVRLYDASRDKRTGREYLVMELIDGTDLRQALRTGPLGAADAADLLADVGEALHVIHARGIVHRDVKPANVLLEPAHLPTRSWNAKLADFGIARLIDDARLTRTGLLVGTPGYLSPEQVSGKPTGGAADVYALGLLVLEARTGQTAFPGASVEAAAARLVRDPDIPASLGDDWCELLRAMTAREPEARPTALDVALAASRLDTSSGSTAPDDSRRLAETVAVDSGAAGTATTVPDRGHDREREPIGATAATKVLPDQNQAARAVAAALQPAPRASRRWVRPAIAATLLAAIAVVAALVLPGAIAGLGTAPEPSLTPLPSVPGELGVHLEELDEAVTE, via the coding sequence GTGACGACGTATCCCCACCGCGTCGCGGGCGACCCCTTCGCGGGTACGACCCTCGATGCGCGCTACCGCCTCGACAGCCTGATCGGTCGTGGCGGCATGGCGACCGTCTACCGAGGTGAAGACCTCACGCTCGGCCGGCAGGTCGCCGTGAAGGTGTTCGCCGAAGCCGCGGAGGGCATCGACGATCTCGAGCGGCGACGCTCGGAGACCGCGCTGCTCGCGAGCCTCTCGCACCGCGCGCTCGTGCGCCTGTACGACGCCTCGCGCGACAAGCGCACCGGGCGCGAATACCTCGTCATGGAGCTCATCGACGGCACGGACCTCCGTCAGGCGCTGCGGACCGGGCCACTGGGTGCAGCGGATGCCGCCGACCTCCTCGCCGACGTCGGCGAGGCGTTGCACGTGATCCACGCCCGCGGCATCGTGCACCGCGACGTAAAGCCCGCGAACGTGCTGCTCGAGCCCGCCCACCTTCCGACCCGTTCGTGGAATGCGAAGCTCGCCGACTTCGGCATCGCCCGCCTCATCGACGACGCTCGGCTCACCCGCACCGGCCTGCTCGTGGGCACCCCCGGCTACCTCAGTCCCGAGCAGGTCAGTGGCAAGCCGACCGGCGGCGCCGCCGACGTCTACGCGCTCGGGCTCCTCGTGCTCGAAGCGCGCACCGGCCAGACCGCCTTCCCCGGCGCCAGCGTGGAGGCGGCCGCAGCACGGCTCGTGCGCGATCCCGACATCCCGGCGAGCCTCGGCGACGACTGGTGCGAGCTCCTCCGCGCGATGACCGCGCGTGAGCCCGAGGCGCGTCCGACGGCACTCGACGTCGCCCTCGCAGCGAGCCGGCTCGACACGTCGTCCGGCTCGACGGCCCCTGACGACAGCCGCCGCCTGGCTGAGACCGTGGCGGTCGACTCCGGCGCCGCCGGTACCGCGACCACCGTTCCCGACCGCGGACACGACCGCGAGAGAGAGCCCATCGGGGCGACCGCGGCGACCAAGGTGCTGCCCGACCAAAACCAGGCGGCGCGCGCCGTCGCGGCCGCACTGCAACCGGCGCCGCGCGCATCACGGCGCTGGGTCCGTCCCGCGATCGCGGCCACCCTGCTCGCCGCGATCGCCGTCGTGGCCGCACTGGTGCTGCCCGGCGCGATCGCCGGGCTGGGCACCGCCCCCGAACCGTCGCTCACCCCGTTGCCGAGCGTGCCCGGCGAACTCGGCGTACATCTCGAGGAGCTCGACGAGGCGGTCACCGAATGA
- a CDS encoding DUF305 domain-containing protein: MVIRRRAAILAAVAAAATAALLSGCTPDAEPAESDGGRTVQLGAPGEEGRELSSDEIAELGQPGYTDADVAFVHGMIMHHEQALVMTSLVGERTARDDLPRLAERLDVSQNDEIAQMTQWLEARGEPLSASEAHHDHGQMPGILTDEQLAELTASSGAAFDRLFLEYMIYHHEGAIAMVDELLSGDGGQESQLFQLASHIDGDQRVEISRMKRLLAELP; this comes from the coding sequence ATGGTGATTCGACGACGTGCCGCCATCCTCGCTGCAGTCGCGGCGGCAGCCACCGCAGCCCTCCTGAGCGGCTGCACGCCCGACGCCGAGCCGGCTGAGAGCGACGGCGGCCGCACCGTCCAGCTCGGCGCACCGGGCGAGGAGGGTCGCGAGCTGTCGTCCGATGAGATCGCCGAGCTCGGCCAGCCGGGCTACACCGACGCCGACGTCGCGTTCGTGCACGGCATGATCATGCATCACGAGCAGGCCCTGGTCATGACGAGCCTCGTCGGGGAGCGCACCGCCCGCGACGACCTTCCCAGGCTCGCCGAGCGGCTCGACGTCTCCCAGAACGACGAGATCGCCCAGATGACCCAGTGGTTGGAGGCGCGTGGCGAGCCGCTGTCGGCGTCGGAAGCACACCACGACCACGGCCAGATGCCGGGGATCCTCACCGACGAACAACTCGCCGAGTTGACCGCGTCGAGCGGTGCGGCGTTCGACCGGCTCTTTCTCGAGTACATGATCTACCACCACGAGGGTGCGATCGCGATGGTCGACGAGCTGCTGAGCGGCGACGGCGGGCAGGAGTCGCAGCTGTTCCAGCTCGCGAGCCACATCGACGGCGACCAGCGGGTCGAGATCTCGCGCATGAAGCGGCTCCTGGCCGAACTGCCCTGA
- a CDS encoding exodeoxyribonuclease III: protein MRIASWNVNSIRTRVDRVVDWMVREDVDVLAMQEIKCKPEQFPIEQFEEAGYELAIHGLNQWNGVAIASRSPIEQVETSFAGMPGFLKGLEGPDQPQEARAIGATVDGVHVWSLYVPNGRSLGDPHYTYKLDWLAALADYTRGQTTARPEVPFALMGDFNIAPFDEDNGDPVVVEGLSTHVSPPERQAFFTLENAGVTDVVRPRVPEGYTYWDYKQLKFPRNEGMRIDFILGSAAFAEAVTSASIHRNERKGVAPSDHVPVLVELALGGDDEDLPMIFG from the coding sequence ATGCGCATCGCCTCTTGGAACGTCAACTCGATCCGCACCCGCGTCGACCGCGTCGTCGACTGGATGGTGCGTGAAGACGTCGACGTGCTGGCCATGCAGGAGATCAAGTGCAAGCCCGAGCAGTTCCCGATCGAGCAGTTCGAGGAGGCCGGCTACGAGCTCGCCATCCACGGTCTGAACCAGTGGAACGGCGTCGCCATCGCGAGCCGTTCGCCGATCGAGCAGGTCGAGACCAGCTTCGCGGGAATGCCGGGCTTCCTCAAGGGGCTCGAGGGTCCCGACCAGCCGCAGGAGGCCCGGGCCATCGGCGCCACCGTCGACGGCGTGCACGTCTGGAGCCTCTACGTGCCGAACGGCCGCTCGCTCGGCGATCCGCACTACACCTACAAGCTCGACTGGCTCGCGGCGCTCGCCGACTACACGCGCGGCCAGACGACGGCGCGCCCAGAGGTGCCGTTCGCGCTCATGGGCGACTTCAACATCGCCCCGTTCGATGAGGACAACGGCGACCCGGTCGTCGTCGAGGGCCTCTCGACCCACGTCTCGCCGCCCGAGCGCCAGGCCTTCTTCACCCTAGAGAACGCCGGGGTGACCGATGTCGTACGCCCGCGCGTGCCCGAGGGGTACACCTACTGGGACTACAAGCAGCTGAAGTTCCCGCGCAACGAGGGCATGCGCATCGACTTCATCCTCGGATCGGCTGCCTTCGCCGAGGCGGTCACCAGCGCCTCGATCCATCGCAACGAGCGCAAGGGCGTCGCGCCCTCCGACCACGTGCCGGTGCTCGTCGAGCTCGCGCTGGGCGGCGACGACGAAGACCTGCCGATGATCTTCGGCTGA
- the cofE gene encoding coenzyme F420-0:L-glutamate ligase, translated as MAVKFSIEGVEGLPEITKGADLAALIVDGVLLEDGDILVITSKVVSKAEGRTVEAADREQAISDETVRVVATRTFEGGATRIVENRQGIIGAAAGVDASNAPEGTVLLLPVDPDASARALATGLRALTGAHVGVILSDTLGRPWREGQTDLAIGAAGVHVFDDLRGSTDASGKPLAVTMPCVADELAGAAELVKGKSSGVPVAVVRGLGHLVGDLDLPGARSIQRPAERDLFRLGADEAYNEGYRDGFDESQAEGPLTSA; from the coding sequence ATGGCCGTGAAGTTCAGCATCGAAGGCGTCGAGGGGTTGCCCGAGATCACCAAGGGCGCCGACCTCGCAGCGCTCATCGTCGACGGCGTACTGCTCGAAGACGGCGACATCCTCGTGATCACCTCGAAGGTCGTCTCGAAGGCCGAAGGGCGCACCGTCGAGGCCGCCGATCGCGAGCAGGCCATCAGCGACGAGACGGTGCGGGTCGTGGCGACGCGCACGTTCGAGGGCGGGGCCACCCGCATCGTCGAGAACCGCCAGGGCATCATCGGCGCCGCCGCCGGCGTCGACGCGTCGAATGCGCCCGAGGGCACCGTGCTGCTGTTGCCGGTCGATCCCGATGCCTCGGCGCGAGCGCTGGCGACAGGCCTCCGCGCCCTCACCGGCGCCCACGTGGGCGTCATCCTCTCCGACACGCTCGGCCGGCCGTGGCGCGAGGGCCAGACCGATCTCGCGATCGGTGCGGCGGGCGTGCACGTCTTCGACGACCTGCGGGGGTCGACGGATGCCTCGGGCAAGCCCCTCGCCGTCACGATGCCGTGTGTGGCCGACGAGCTCGCCGGCGCGGCCGAGCTCGTGAAGGGCAAGTCTTCGGGTGTGCCGGTCGCCGTCGTGCGCGGGCTCGGGCACCTCGTGGGCGATCTCGACCTGCCCGGCGCGCGCTCGATCCAGCGACCGGCCGAACGCGACCTGTTCCGGCTCGGCGCCGACGAGGCGTACAACGAGGGCTACCGCGACGGGTTCGACGAGTCCCAGGCCGAGGGGCCGCTCACCTCGGCATGA
- a CDS encoding MarR family winged helix-turn-helix transcriptional regulator encodes MSLQDTSPESIGLDGELISSLIPAVAKAHRKLAGSLLQDLGLAAGQQFVLMLLWNESPQAQADLTRQLMVEPPTTAKMLARLESAGFIARERSATDRRVVLVSLTPAGRALQEPVNEVWHRLEELTTNGLSPAEQDQLRVLLTRVAGSIATGSTKLPVEE; translated from the coding sequence ATGAGTCTGCAAGACACCTCTCCCGAGTCGATCGGGCTCGACGGCGAGCTGATCAGCTCGCTGATTCCTGCAGTCGCGAAAGCTCACCGGAAGCTCGCCGGCTCGCTTCTGCAAGACCTGGGGCTGGCGGCAGGTCAGCAGTTCGTGCTGATGCTGCTCTGGAACGAGTCGCCGCAGGCCCAAGCCGACCTGACCAGGCAGCTGATGGTCGAACCCCCGACGACGGCGAAGATGCTGGCTCGCCTCGAGAGCGCCGGCTTCATTGCGCGAGAGCGGTCAGCGACAGACCGGCGGGTGGTACTGGTATCCCTGACTCCTGCAGGGCGCGCCCTGCAGGAGCCAGTCAATGAGGTGTGGCACCGGCTGGAAGAGCTGACGACGAACGGACTGAGCCCTGCGGAGCAGGACCAGCTCCGAGTTCTCTTGACTCGGGTCGCAGGCTCGATCGCAACTGGGTCCACCAAGCTGCCCGTCGAGGAGTGA
- a CDS encoding TIGR03557 family F420-dependent LLM class oxidoreductase gives MSAHIGYAAMLERFPPAEAVELAALAESHGFTGVMATDHFQPWMPAQGQSSFVWSVLGAVGARTRGDFGPGVTTPGYRMHPAAVAQASATLAAMYPGRHWLGLGSGEALNEHVVGAYWPEAPERINRMFEAVDVIKRLFAGSLAGRDVRHSGQHFKLESTRLWTMPEVAPEILVAASGPVTARRAGRTVDGFITTGAPADKLAALLTRFGEGAREAGRNVSSMPKVLQLHLSWAATDEEAMRNALVEWPNGGLRVPRSDIRSPFEFEQLARTVRPDDFEGRLVVSADPDVHRAQIQRCLDLGFNRIYLHNAGRNQAEFLEVFGRDVLPGLRA, from the coding sequence GTGTCAGCACACATCGGTTATGCCGCGATGCTCGAGCGCTTCCCGCCCGCCGAGGCGGTGGAGCTCGCCGCGCTCGCCGAGTCGCACGGATTCACAGGGGTCATGGCGACCGACCACTTCCAGCCGTGGATGCCTGCGCAGGGCCAGTCGTCGTTCGTGTGGAGCGTGCTCGGCGCGGTCGGGGCGCGCACCCGGGGTGATTTCGGACCGGGCGTCACGACGCCGGGCTATCGGATGCATCCCGCCGCCGTCGCCCAGGCGAGCGCGACGCTCGCCGCGATGTACCCGGGGCGGCACTGGCTCGGGCTGGGCTCGGGCGAGGCGCTCAACGAGCACGTCGTCGGGGCGTACTGGCCCGAGGCGCCCGAGCGCATCAACCGCATGTTCGAGGCGGTCGACGTCATCAAGCGGTTGTTCGCGGGCTCGCTCGCCGGCCGCGACGTGCGCCACTCCGGCCAGCACTTCAAGCTCGAGTCCACGCGGCTGTGGACGATGCCGGAGGTCGCGCCAGAGATCCTCGTCGCGGCATCCGGGCCCGTGACGGCTCGCCGTGCCGGCCGCACCGTCGACGGATTCATCACCACGGGCGCCCCGGCCGACAAGCTCGCCGCCCTGCTCACCCGCTTCGGCGAGGGGGCCCGCGAGGCGGGGCGCAACGTGTCGTCGATGCCGAAGGTGCTGCAGCTCCACCTCTCGTGGGCCGCCACCGACGAGGAGGCCATGCGCAATGCGCTCGTCGAATGGCCGAACGGCGGGCTGCGCGTGCCGCGCAGTGACATCCGCTCGCCCTTCGAGTTCGAGCAGCTCGCCCGCACCGTGCGCCCCGACGACTTCGAGGGCCGGCTCGTCGTCTCTGCCGACCCCGACGTGCATCGTGCGCAGATACAGCGCTGCCTCGACCTGGGCTTCAATCGCATCTACCTCCACAACGCCGGCCGCAACCAGGCCGAGTTCCTCGAGGTCTTCGGCCGCGATGTGCTGCCCGGGCTCCGCGCGTGA
- a CDS encoding LVIVD repeat-containing protein, whose amino-acid sequence MSSNAAVAAPRRGVRRLLAAAGAAALLAALLPSAAAFADETDPRIGLAPGYHDAGQAISNMEKLASVPRVAPMDAAPGNFGFVNSDLAFTGDHAIVGNFNGFQVYDISDPAGPTLRSAFVCPGGQGDVSVYGDLLFMSVEETRGRIDCGTQGAPGAVNLERFRGVRIFDISDIDNPVQLPGVQTCRGSHTHTLVEDANDPNTIYVYNSGTAGVRSPLEVAGCENAALTQAPVTTGNPTQWRIDVIAVPLDAPETAAVVSQPRIFTDPETGAYNGLNNTLPGAQHPSGTNYSPLPNTNTCHDITSFPAKQLVAGACQGDGVLLDTTDPVNPVRLANVSDPNFSYWHSATFNNDGTKVVFTDEWGGGTSARCRVTDQPEWGADALFDIVDSSLQFASYYKLPVPQTVQENCVAHNGSIVPVPGRDILVQAWYQGGVSVVDFTDTANPVEIAYFDRGPINTPNPTGLNLGGLWSTYWYNGNVFGTEIARGFDVFGLTASDLLSQNEIDAASEVQLDEFNAQLQPQLTWAPSFAVARSYYDQAVRSGELSGDVAAEIQKAIDKAERFVDGPQHNAGLRQLENAARAADRLGLADLSGALGELAESLR is encoded by the coding sequence ATGTCATCCAACGCCGCGGTTGCCGCGCCTCGACGAGGAGTGCGCCGGTTGCTCGCCGCCGCCGGAGCGGCGGCACTGCTCGCCGCGCTCCTCCCATCGGCGGCGGCGTTCGCCGATGAGACGGATCCCCGCATCGGCCTCGCCCCCGGCTATCACGATGCCGGCCAGGCCATCAGCAACATGGAGAAGCTCGCGAGCGTTCCTCGTGTCGCGCCGATGGACGCGGCGCCGGGCAACTTCGGCTTCGTCAACTCCGACCTCGCCTTCACCGGCGACCACGCCATCGTCGGCAACTTCAACGGCTTCCAGGTCTACGACATCTCCGACCCCGCCGGCCCGACCCTGCGCAGCGCCTTCGTCTGTCCCGGCGGTCAGGGTGACGTGTCGGTCTACGGCGACCTCCTGTTCATGTCGGTCGAGGAGACTCGCGGCCGCATCGACTGCGGCACGCAGGGCGCACCCGGTGCGGTCAACCTCGAACGCTTCCGTGGCGTCCGGATCTTCGACATCAGCGACATCGACAACCCGGTGCAGCTGCCCGGCGTGCAGACCTGCCGAGGCTCGCACACCCACACGCTCGTCGAGGATGCGAACGACCCGAACACGATCTACGTGTACAACTCCGGCACCGCCGGCGTGCGATCGCCCCTCGAAGTCGCGGGTTGCGAGAACGCCGCACTGACCCAGGCGCCGGTCACCACGGGCAACCCCACGCAGTGGCGCATCGACGTGATCGCCGTGCCGCTCGACGCGCCCGAGACCGCGGCCGTCGTGAGCCAGCCCCGGATCTTCACCGACCCCGAGACGGGCGCGTACAACGGCCTCAACAACACACTCCCCGGAGCCCAGCACCCGTCGGGCACCAACTACTCGCCGCTGCCGAACACCAACACGTGCCACGACATCACGTCGTTCCCGGCGAAGCAGCTCGTGGCGGGCGCGTGCCAGGGCGATGGCGTGCTGCTCGACACGACCGACCCGGTCAACCCGGTTCGGCTCGCCAACGTGTCCGACCCGAACTTCTCCTACTGGCACTCGGCCACGTTCAACAACGACGGCACCAAGGTGGTGTTCACCGATGAATGGGGTGGCGGCACGAGCGCTCGCTGCCGCGTGACCGATCAGCCCGAGTGGGGCGCCGACGCGCTGTTCGACATCGTCGACAGCTCGCTGCAGTTCGCCAGCTACTACAAGCTGCCGGTGCCGCAGACAGTGCAGGAGAACTGCGTCGCGCACAACGGCTCGATCGTTCCCGTGCCCGGCCGCGACATCCTCGTGCAAGCCTGGTACCAGGGCGGCGTGTCCGTGGTCGACTTCACCGACACCGCGAACCCCGTCGAGATCGCCTACTTCGACCGCGGACCGATCAACACCCCGAACCCGACCGGCCTCAACCTCGGCGGGCTCTGGTCCACCTACTGGTACAACGGCAACGTCTTCGGCACCGAGATCGCCCGCGGCTTCGACGTGTTCGGCCTGACGGCGAGCGACCTGCTGTCGCAGAACGAGATCGACGCAGCGAGCGAGGTCCAGCTCGACGAGTTCAACGCCCAGCTGCAGCCGCAGCTGACCTGGGCGCCGAGCTTCGCGGTGGCGCGTTCGTACTACGACCAGGCCGTGCGATCGGGCGAGCTGTCGGGCGACGTGGCGGCCGAGATCCAGAAGGCCATCGACAAGGCCGAGCGGTTCGTCGACGGACCGCAGCACAATGCAGGCCTCCGCCAGCTCGAGAACGCGGCCCGCGCCGCCGACCGACTCGGCCTGGCCGACCTGTCGGGCGCGCTCGGCGAGTTGGCCGAGTCGCTGCGCTGA
- a CDS encoding GNAT family N-acetyltransferase, whose amino-acid sequence MSHAWPELPVDLTPEVRMRRATLRDVDAILRLLGDDAVSAGRGDLNRPEDRPAYERAFAAIDRDPAQLLLVAESEADGVMGTMQLTLIPGMARRGAMRLQIEAVRVRSDRRSGGIGGRMIRWAMDAAPGVGAALVQLTSDAARVDAHRFYERLGFAPSHVGFKYTPPPSNTLRG is encoded by the coding sequence GTGAGCCACGCGTGGCCTGAGCTTCCGGTCGACCTCACCCCCGAGGTTCGGATGCGTCGTGCCACGCTGCGCGATGTCGATGCGATCCTCCGGCTGCTCGGCGACGACGCGGTGAGCGCCGGGCGGGGCGACCTGAATCGTCCTGAGGACCGGCCGGCCTACGAGCGCGCGTTCGCCGCGATCGATCGCGATCCGGCGCAGCTCCTGCTCGTCGCGGAGTCCGAGGCCGATGGCGTCATGGGCACGATGCAGCTCACGCTCATCCCCGGCATGGCGCGCCGCGGGGCGATGCGGCTGCAGATCGAGGCCGTGCGGGTGCGCAGCGACCGGCGCTCGGGCGGCATCGGCGGCCGGATGATCCGGTGGGCGATGGATGCCGCGCCCGGCGTTGGCGCGGCGCTCGTGCAGCTCACATCGGATGCCGCGCGCGTGGACGCGCACCGCTTCTACGAGCGACTCGGGTTCGCACCGTCGCACGTCGGATTCAAGTACACGCCGCCGCCGAGTAACACTCTCCGAGGCTGA
- the cofC gene encoding 2-phospho-L-lactate guanylyltransferase has product MRWSVVIPVKGPAEAKTRLAASVPPTTRVELARAFALDTIAAALAARRVSRVIVVGDDASLAGGADYLAEPQERQGLPAAIRHGIDHARSTEPVPVAVLLGDLPALTPDELDAALDAAVGHPLAFVRDADGTGTTLATAMAGIRFEPRFGLDSAALHAAAGYVELEASAGLIHDVDTVDGLAEALALGVGRHTHEVVERSSLRPG; this is encoded by the coding sequence GTGCGCTGGAGCGTCGTCATTCCGGTGAAGGGGCCGGCCGAGGCGAAGACCCGGCTCGCCGCGTCGGTGCCGCCCACGACGCGCGTCGAGCTCGCCCGGGCATTCGCGCTCGACACGATCGCCGCGGCGCTCGCCGCCCGGCGCGTGTCGCGGGTCATCGTCGTGGGCGACGACGCGTCGCTCGCGGGCGGCGCCGACTACCTCGCCGAGCCCCAAGAACGCCAGGGCCTGCCCGCCGCCATCCGCCACGGCATCGACCACGCCCGTTCGACGGAGCCGGTCCCCGTCGCCGTGCTCCTCGGCGACCTGCCCGCGCTCACCCCCGACGAGCTCGATGCCGCGCTCGACGCCGCGGTGGGGCATCCGCTCGCCTTCGTGCGCGATGCCGACGGCACCGGCACGACCCTCGCGACCGCGATGGCGGGCATCCGGTTCGAGCCGCGGTTCGGGCTGGACTCGGCGGCGCTGCATGCCGCGGCGGGCTACGTCGAGCTCGAGGCATCCGCCGGCCTGATCCATGATGTCGACACGGTCGACGGCCTCGCCGAGGCACTCGCCCTCGGGGTGGGTCGGCACACCCACGAGGTGGTCGAGCGATCGTCCTTGCGCCCCGGCTGA
- a CDS encoding DUF6328 family protein yields the protein MITDPRFDPRPDGRNETRTERFDRNWSDILQELRAVQTGTQIISGFLLAAAFQPRFTDLDPYQLTLYLVLVVLAASATLLGLGPVILHRRLFGQLQKERIVRIGSGLLLADLVVVSLLAAGVTSLIFDVALGRIEGFIALGLTLLAVVVLWVIVPRTSAERD from the coding sequence ATGATCACCGATCCTCGCTTCGACCCCCGACCGGATGGGCGCAACGAGACGCGCACCGAGCGGTTCGACCGCAACTGGAGCGACATCCTGCAGGAACTGCGTGCCGTGCAGACGGGCACGCAGATCATCAGTGGATTCCTACTCGCCGCCGCCTTCCAGCCGCGATTCACCGATCTCGACCCGTACCAGCTCACGCTCTACCTGGTGCTCGTCGTGCTCGCGGCCTCGGCGACGCTGCTCGGGCTCGGGCCGGTGATCCTGCACCGCCGGCTGTTCGGGCAGCTGCAGAAGGAACGGATCGTCCGCATCGGCAGCGGGTTGCTGCTCGCCGATCTCGTCGTGGTCTCGCTGCTCGCGGCGGGCGTCACGAGCCTGATCTTCGATGTCGCGCTCGGCCGCATCGAGGGGTTCATCGCCCTCGGTCTGACGCTCCTCGCGGTCGTGGTCCTCTGGGTCATCGTGCCGCGGACCTCCGCGGAGCGCGACTGA
- a CDS encoding NmrA family NAD(P)-binding protein: protein MVHDNPSWRNADADTVGETKQGIALADAAAAAKVPHVVFNSVGGAERDSGVPHFHSKYLVEQHLATLGLHRTIVRPVFFVENFTWMGPSLEDGALVVRLPIPDGIKLQMIAVRDVGIIAAAALLDPEAVPEVIEIAGDELTGSEIAAVHGEKLGLPARYEALPVAVLDGQEDLQAMFRWFAETPAYQADLQEVRRIHPNSWTLQTWLDSNNTLPGN from the coding sequence CTGGTTCATGACAACCCCTCCTGGCGGAATGCAGACGCCGACACCGTCGGCGAGACCAAGCAGGGCATCGCCCTGGCAGACGCCGCGGCTGCCGCGAAGGTGCCCCACGTCGTCTTCAACTCCGTCGGCGGCGCCGAGCGCGACTCCGGCGTCCCGCACTTCCACTCGAAGTACCTCGTCGAGCAGCACCTCGCCACCCTTGGGCTCCACAGGACCATCGTCCGTCCGGTGTTCTTCGTCGAGAACTTCACCTGGATGGGCCCGTCGCTGGAAGACGGTGCCCTCGTGGTGCGCCTGCCCATCCCCGACGGCATCAAGCTGCAGATGATCGCCGTTCGCGACGTCGGCATCATCGCCGCCGCTGCTCTCCTCGACCCGGAGGCCGTGCCGGAGGTCATCGAGATCGCCGGCGACGAGCTCACCGGCAGCGAGATCGCCGCAGTGCACGGTGAGAAGTTGGGCTTGCCTGCACGCTATGAGGCGCTGCCCGTCGCCGTTCTCGATGGTCAGGAGGACTTGCAGGCCATGTTCCGCTGGTTCGCTGAGACCCCCGCCTACCAGGCCGACCTCCAGGAGGTTCGCCGCATTCACCCGAACAGCTGGACTCTCCAGACCTGGCTCGACTCCAACAACACACTTCCCGGGAACTGA